In Pirellula sp. SH-Sr6A, the DNA window GGCAACACCGTGAACATTGTCGCGACTTGGGATGATATCGTTACTGCGGAGAAACGTATCCGTCCGATTCTCTCTCCCGCCCCGCTCATCCGCTCCTACGCGTTGGAACGAGCATTGGGCCTTCCTACGCATCGACGGGTTTGGATCAAAGACTATGGCTGGACGCCCGTCGGATCCTTTAAAGTCCTTGGGGCGCTCAACTGGACCGCTTGCCATCTTTCCGATCTAACAGATCGTCCGATCACGGCACATTCCTCCGGCAACTTTGCTTCTGGACTATCCTTCGCCTCGCAGCAGTTTGGAAAGCGAGCGATCATCGTCATGCCAGAGACAGCGCCTCGCGTGAAATTCGAGTTGACGCAGCGATTCGGTGCAGAGATTCGAACCTATGACATCACCACCGACCATTTGACGGGTACCCGCGATCGGATGGCTAAGGAGATCGCCGAACAAGAGGATGCACTGCAGGCATCTCCTTATGACGACAACCATGTCATCGCCGGGAACGGTGTCGGTGGCTTAGAGATCGCTCGCTCGATGCAGCAGGAGGGCCGCGCCCCGTCCCACTTTGTTTGCGCCGTGAGCGGCGGAGGATTGATGGCAGGTCACGCGTTGGCCATGAAGCATGAATTCCCCGGCGTACAAGTCATCGCGGTCGAACCCTCCGGTGCAAACGATTTCCTGCAATCCATGGAAGCAGGTGAACGCGTTCGTGTCGCGGCTCCACAAAGCATTTGCGATGGCCTCCTCTCCTACGATGTCGGAGTCCACAACTGGCCCATTCTTCGGCGCGATGTCGATCGATGTGCTGCGATTTCGGACGACGATACCAAACGGGCCATGAAGTGGCTGTGGGACCATCATGGCCTCCGGTCCGAGCCGTCCGGCGCGATCACCACCGCCGCCCTTCTGCACGCGTCAATCGACTGGAGCGGAGATGGCGATGTCGTCGTGGTTTTGAGTGGACGCAATGTGGACGACGCGGCGTTTGAACGATACTGTCTCGAGGGAACGATCTGATGGCATCGAAGCGCCTGGAACTGATCGACACCCTTTCTCGCTTGATCGAGATCAACAGCGTCAACGCCTCGTACGAGGGAGGCCCCGGTGAATTCGAGTTGGCGTGCTGGATCGAAGCATTCGTGCGGTCGCGAGGGCTGCACTGCGAACGACAACCGGTGATTCCGGCATGCGATTCGCATGATGAACGATTCAACGTGATAGCTCGATTGCCTGGCCGCCGATCGGATGCGTGCTTCCTCTTGGAAGCCCACATGGACACCGTCTCTGTCGAAGGAATGGAGATTCCTCCCTTTGCACCGACAGAACAAGCCGGTCACCTTTATGGTCGCGGCGCCTGCGACACCAAAGGTGGATTGGCTGCGATGCTCTGCGCCTTCGCCGATTTTGCAGAATCACACCCGATGCCTCCGGTCGATGTGGTCATGGCGTGCGTGGTCGATGAAGAGTATTCGTTTCAAGGCGTCTCGCGACTGTGTGAAAGGCTGCAAGCCACCGGAGTGCAAGGCATCGGAGCCATCGTGGCAGAGCCGACCGAGCTGAGGATTGTCACCGCCAGCAAGGGGGTGTTGCGTTGGAAGGTGGTGACCCATGGCGTCGCCGCCCATAGCGCGAAATGCCACTTGGGCATCAACGCGATCTATCCTATGGCACAGATACTTCGCTTCTTTGAAGAAGAGCAGCAGCGACTCACCAACGGTGAATCGCATCCGCTGCTGGGTCCTGCTTCCATCAACGTGGGATGCATCCATGGGGGCGTGCAAGTCAACTTTGTTCCCGATCGATGCGAGATTGAGATCGATCGACGATTGCTTCCCGGTGAAGACCCACACGAAGTTTGGGAGGGAACGGGGCACCGGCTGCGAGAGCGTCTGGGCAATTTATCCGGCATTCGGCTCGAGATCATGCCTCCCTATCTGGTCGATGCCGCGTGGTCGGTTCCGCACGAGGAGTCCTTTGTCGAACAATGCCGGCGAGCAGCGCAAAGTTCGGGCTTGAACGCGTCCCCACTAGGCGTCCCTTTTGGGAGCGATGCGAGCAAATTGGGACGAGCGGGCGTCCCCACCATCATCTTCGGGCCTGGTTCGATCGATCAAGCTCACTCGGCAGTCGAGTTTGTTGCCATATCCCAAGTGGAGCAGGCTTATCAGTATTACCTGCAGGTGATGAAGCGGATCGCGGGGGACGGAACCAAGGGCTAGCCGCTTGCGGTTGATTGAGTGAAGTTGAATGAATGCGGCTCAATGAGTGAGGCTGATCGAGACTAGCGGATCGGTCGGGCGCGTTCACGTCCGGTTCTCAACATGATCAAGCTCGTTTCTCGGATTCGTGATCCATGTCCACGAGATCGTATTCGGCATGGTCGACATCTTTTCTCAGAATCAGATAGAGAGCTGCTTGCGAGCACCAGAAGAAACTGACACTAAAAGCAGTCAGAATCAGTGGCAACACCGCGTGAAACATCCAGGTAACACCTCCGTCACTGGGTCGGAAGGTTGGCCCTGCGGATGCCTCCAGCGCGTTGGTGACCAGCGAGTGCCCTGTCGTTACGAGCATCGTAAAGAGACTGCCACCACCGTAATGAATGAGCTCGAACAAGGCGACGATCAAGATCAAGAGGACAGGACGCTGGAATACATAAGCGGCGGATCGGGAGACGCCATCGAATGCGTCCGCTTTCCTCTCCGTGACGATGGCTGCCAGAGCCAGTGGAAAGCCAAACAAGGATATAGCGCAGATCCACCCGATGGCGAGTGACAGGAGCGAGACTGGAAACATCATGATGCCAGCAATCCATGGCCCCACGGTTGGAATATTCGCGATCCAACCGAGGATCCAAGGAATCACCATGAGCATCAGGGCCGCGGTGAAGGGCATCGTGACAGCCCACACCATGGACTGCCAGCGCCTGCGAACCAACCGGAGAGTGTCTTTCCATGGGGCCGGGATGCGCACCCCTGCCTCCACGATCGATCGACGAAGCAAACATCCTCCGACGAGAGACCAAATCAAGGCGATTCCCAAAAGCATGGCAGCCGAATAGGCCGTACCACGCAGTGTCGGGGCGGCGATCCAAGTCGACAGGGGCATCAAATAGCCAGCCCAAACATCGATGTATCGCATGTTGGGGCCCAGCGAGAAAAACCCCTCTGCGGCAGTCTCCCGCCACGGAAGCTTCCCAATGATCCATTTCTCGCCGGCGATTTGTTCCGGTGCAAAAAGGAAGTGAGCTGCATAAGCGTAGGCCTGCGTCGCTAAGAGTCCAATCATGCAGATCAGCAAGTGCGACAATCGCCAGGACATTGTGAGAGTGGCGGTCAGTGGACGCCACCAAGGGGCAGCGCGATACCAATCGATCCCGACGTTTGGTACTCGGATATGCTCGGGAGCATTGGGGTCGTTGGATTGTGGGCTCGAAGTCATAATGGTTGGGGCAATCCGATTGCAGGGCACAGCGCTAAAAACGAATCAATCAAAACGCCACTCCCGTGGCGACATGGGAGGGGATGGCGCCTCGTCTTCTTGATCCTCGGGCTCTGAACTGCCGTGTGGGATACCGATGTCTTCCTTCATCCAGCGATGCAAGTCAGCCAGTTTGCACCGCTCGGAACAAAAGGGCATCACCGCGGATTGGGGATCCGGGACAAAGGGTTTGTCGCACGTGGGGCAGCGAACGTTCTTATTGCTCGGTTTCATAATCCTAGAGAATACCCGAATTTCGCAATCCTCCAAACGCCCGATCACTCTGGAACGCGACGGAATTGCAGTTCGTGAAACCAAAGATCGTCGTTGGGCACATCGAGCTTCAATTCGACTAGCTCGCCAGTCGCGTTGGGGATAAAGAGAATGGCCCCATCGTCGTACCAAGCGAACTTGTTCCGCCACTTGATTCGGAATGTGTCGTAATGGATGGGCTCCAGATCAGCCACCATGTTCGGATTGGCCTGAATCTGGAGGACCAAGTGCTCGGATTCCACGGTAACTTTCGCATCCCCCAAGAGCGGGCAACGAAACACTCCCGAGTAAGCCTCCAGCGGGTGACTTGGATTGGTGTTGGGAACTTTCGGCGTAACCACCTCCCGAATGCGATCGTAAAACTCCTTGCGAGAATCGCTGTATCTCTTCAGGTTCTCCTCACTCCAGTCGCGGTCGGGGGCGCCGAGTGCCATATCGACGGCGCGATAGGCTAACGAGTCAGGGAGGGAGGTCATGCTATTGGTCAGAACGATCACTCCGAATTTTTCTTCGGGGATCAGGATCTGGTGAGAGTACATTCCATCGTATCCTCCTCCATGGCTAACCAATTGCTTGCCTCGGTAGTCAGCGAGCCCCCATCCCAAGGCATAGGATCGGAAGTGGGTTTGCGGAATTCGTTTCTTGGATGCAGCCGAGACGGGAATGATGGTCCTCGGTTGCCACATAGCATCCGACGATTCCTTAGAGAATATGGGCTTCCCTTTCCATTCCCCTTCATTCAATTGCAGGATCATCCATTGCGACATGTCTCGCGCACTGGAGATGATTCCTCCCGCTGCCGCCATCGAATCCCAATTCATCCAAGGAATCTCCTCGATGCCGCCTTCCGTGTTTTTATGTGGGGATGCGATGTTGGTCATGGATGCGAGCTTGGTGGTGGATGTTACGCTTCGCTTCATGTGGAGTGGTTCGAGAATCCGTTCCTGAATGAATTCGCCCCAAGGCTTCTGTCCGACCTTCTCGACGATCAATCCTGCTGCCAAGTACATAACATTCGAGTAGCCATAGTGCGAACGAAAGGGCCCCGCCTGAGGAAGATGCCGGCATCGAGCGAGGATTTCTTCTGGCGTGTAGGGTGTGCCGTACCAGAGCAAGTCGCCGCTAAAGGTCCCGAGTCCGCTTCGATGGCAAAGCAAATCCACGACTCGCATATCGCTGCTGACATAAGGATCGAACAAACGGAAGGAAGGCAAATGTTCTTGAACGCGATCATCCCAATGAAGTTTCTTTTCGTCGACGAGGATCGCCAACGCAGCGGCGGTAAACGCTTTGGAGTTCGATGCAATCGCGAAGAGGGTATCGCCATCCACAGCCTCGGAGTTCGATGGAGTGCGAACACCGAATCCTTCCGCAAAGAGCACCTTCCCGTCTTGGACGATCCCAATCGAGAATCCGGGGACCGGCCAACCATCGAGCGCCGTTTCTGCATAGGCGCGAAATCGTTGGATTCGCGTGTTTCTCTCATCCTCATTGCATTGCAATAAGGTTTTTCTCCCCCGTTGTTGTTCGATAGCCGCAATCGCAGGGGAAGTCTCTTGTGCGAAGCAGCAAGCAGTCGGGCTCGCGAGCAACAACCAACTGCTCATCCAAGACAGAGTGAGGTGGATCAAGCAAAAAGAGAATCGCCGGTGGGCAGCAATCTTCATCGGATACGTGCTCATGGAAGTGGATTCAATGGACAAGGGGAAGGGCACCGCAGGCGTCTAGCATAACCCGAAGGAGTCCGTTCGGCATTCTCTTGGACAGCAATAAGGTTGAACGAACCTCACTCCGCTGGCCGCCGATCTCGCTGACGGCGGCGCGGTTCGCCACTGTCAGGGGCTTAACCAATGCGGTTACAATGGCGAAATGGATTTTGGGTTGGCTGCATGGCGCTCGGTACCGCATGGTGAAGAATGAGTTTGATGTTCCGGTTTTCTCTTCCTGTTTCGATTTCTCAGCGATTCGCGTTGGGATCCATACTCCTTGGGGCGATAATCGCGGGTTGTCAGAAGAGGACCAACGACTCAGCCCAATCGACTGCCCTGGTTCAACGCTCGATCGCCTTGCTCGAAAACGGAGCGGAAACGGACAAGGAAGGGAAACTCCTTGTCGAATCATTGGAGGGGTTTCGAAAGATCGCGACCCAATTCCCGAACGATCCGTTGGGGCATCAGAACTTAGCCGTCGCCTTGCTAGCGCGACTGAAACTGCTGGATGAGAGCGAGGCGCCGAAAGAGTTCGCGGCGTTTTCCAAAGAGCTTGAAAAAACCATTCAGAAACTCGAGTCGCTTGCACCGGACGAGCCGGACGGAGAGACCTTGCTAGGGCGTTACTTCCAATTGAGAGGGAATGCTTCAGGCACGTGCGACGCATTTCAACTCGCGATCGCGAAGAAGAACGCTCGTCCAGACACCTTCTATCAGCTGATCCAACACTTGCAGACGGAAAGCGATGGAAATCCAGTTCCCGAGCTCCCCGAACTCTATGAATCGGCACTGAAGCTGGCACCGACCAACCTGGTTCTGCAAATCGGATACTTGGACGCATTGGTCAAGAATCAAAAGGCGTCTGCCGTTGCCCACCTCGAATCGGTTCGAGAAGCGTTGCAACCCGTGATGGCCCGTACCAATTCCCCGATCCCCAAACTGTTGGAACGAGCAACCGCAGCACTTGCGAAAGAGGATTGGCGCACGGCGCAAACGCAAGTGACCTTTCTTCGCAATGTCCTCCTGGCTGAACTCGCCTATCAAAACGATCTGCATCTCCTCGAACCCCACGACTTGGAGTTTGTTGTTCTTCGGCTGAGCCAAACCAAACCTCCGGTTCCAGCTCCATCGACAAAACGCAATCAATCCTTTGCACCGAAGTCCCCACTCCCATTCCCAACAGGGGTCGTGGTGCACTCCGTGGCGGTAGAGGATGTGGATTTAGATGGCAAGCTGGATTTGGTGGTGGTGACGGACAACGAGTTGAAGGTCTGGAATCCGGCCGGTGATTCGCAGGGAACGACCTTGATGATGGCACCGTTACGTGGTGCGGCGGATGGCCTGCGACTCGGTGACTTGGATCATGATTTTCAGTTTCGAAAAGATGTGTTGCCCACTTCGGCATTACCCACCACGGCTCCCCCGGACGCCCCGTCGAATCCCTATGCGCAGTGGGTGGATACCGATTTGGATGTCGTCGTCTATGGGAAAGAGGGTCTCCAGTTATTTCGCAACGATTTGCTCGCGGAGGGGGGAAAGCGAGAATTCGTATCGGTACCCTTGGGGGATGGTCTCGAGGATCTTCGCAATGTTTCCGACGTGCACATGATCGATCTCGATCACGATTCCGACCTGGACTTGGCCATCGCCTCCGATGAGGGTGTGACACTCTGGTCGAATCGCGGAGACTGGACTTTTGCCCCTTTCTCACCCTACTCGACTCTCCCTGGGGCGGAGGCAGGAGCCCATACGATTCTCGGCATGGATTTCGACCGAAATGTGCTCAATGATTTCATCGTCGGCTCGATCGGCGGAAAGCCCACTCTGCTGGCGAACAACTTGCATGGCCGCTACATACCGCGAAGCTTGACGTGGCCCGACCTTGTAACAAACCGCTGCACCTATGTGGAAGCCATCGACGTCGACTCGGATGCTTGTTGGGATCTGGTCATGGGTGGACTCAACGGTGCAGTATTGGTTCGCATGAAGTCGCTAGGTCGCCATGCTTGGACACCGGCGTCCGCGGAGTCCCTCTCCACGGACTCGGTACACGGATTGATGACGGGCGACTGGGACAATGATGGCTACCAAGACGTGGTCTTGCTCTCCACGGGTGGCATGCAGTTTTTTTATGGGTCTGTGGATGGGAAGCTGATCAAGAGCGAACAAGTAGTTGCACCGG includes these proteins:
- a CDS encoding threonine/serine dehydratase, whose amino-acid sequence is MNIVATWDDIVTAEKRIRPILSPAPLIRSYALERALGLPTHRRVWIKDYGWTPVGSFKVLGALNWTACHLSDLTDRPITAHSSGNFASGLSFASQQFGKRAIIVMPETAPRVKFELTQRFGAEIRTYDITTDHLTGTRDRMAKEIAEQEDALQASPYDDNHVIAGNGVGGLEIARSMQQEGRAPSHFVCAVSGGGLMAGHALAMKHEFPGVQVIAVEPSGANDFLQSMEAGERVRVAAPQSICDGLLSYDVGVHNWPILRRDVDRCAAISDDDTKRAMKWLWDHHGLRSEPSGAITTAALLHASIDWSGDGDVVVVLSGRNVDDAAFERYCLEGTI
- a CDS encoding M20 family metallopeptidase — protein: MASKRLELIDTLSRLIEINSVNASYEGGPGEFELACWIEAFVRSRGLHCERQPVIPACDSHDERFNVIARLPGRRSDACFLLEAHMDTVSVEGMEIPPFAPTEQAGHLYGRGACDTKGGLAAMLCAFADFAESHPMPPVDVVMACVVDEEYSFQGVSRLCERLQATGVQGIGAIVAEPTELRIVTASKGVLRWKVVTHGVAAHSAKCHLGINAIYPMAQILRFFEEEQQRLTNGESHPLLGPASINVGCIHGGVQVNFVPDRCEIEIDRRLLPGEDPHEVWEGTGHRLRERLGNLSGIRLEIMPPYLVDAAWSVPHEESFVEQCRRAAQSSGLNASPLGVPFGSDASKLGRAGVPTIIFGPGSIDQAHSAVEFVAISQVEQAYQYYLQVMKRIAGDGTKG
- a CDS encoding DNA gyrase inhibitor YacG, which produces MKPSNKNVRCPTCDKPFVPDPQSAVMPFCSERCKLADLHRWMKEDIGIPHGSSEPEDQEDEAPSPPMSPREWRFD
- a CDS encoding serine hydrolase — its product is MSTYPMKIAAHRRFSFCLIHLTLSWMSSWLLLASPTACCFAQETSPAIAAIEQQRGRKTLLQCNEDERNTRIQRFRAYAETALDGWPVPGFSIGIVQDGKVLFAEGFGVRTPSNSEAVDGDTLFAIASNSKAFTAAALAILVDEKKLHWDDRVQEHLPSFRLFDPYVSSDMRVVDLLCHRSGLGTFSGDLLWYGTPYTPEEILARCRHLPQAGPFRSHYGYSNVMYLAAGLIVEKVGQKPWGEFIQERILEPLHMKRSVTSTTKLASMTNIASPHKNTEGGIEEIPWMNWDSMAAAGGIISSARDMSQWMILQLNEGEWKGKPIFSKESSDAMWQPRTIIPVSAASKKRIPQTHFRSYALGWGLADYRGKQLVSHGGGYDGMYSHQILIPEEKFGVIVLTNSMTSLPDSLAYRAVDMALGAPDRDWSEENLKRYSDSRKEFYDRIREVVTPKVPNTNPSHPLEAYSGVFRCPLLGDAKVTVESEHLVLQIQANPNMVADLEPIHYDTFRIKWRNKFAWYDDGAILFIPNATGELVELKLDVPNDDLWFHELQFRRVPE
- a CDS encoding CRTAC1 family protein — translated: MFRFSLPVSISQRFALGSILLGAIIAGCQKRTNDSAQSTALVQRSIALLENGAETDKEGKLLVESLEGFRKIATQFPNDPLGHQNLAVALLARLKLLDESEAPKEFAAFSKELEKTIQKLESLAPDEPDGETLLGRYFQLRGNASGTCDAFQLAIAKKNARPDTFYQLIQHLQTESDGNPVPELPELYESALKLAPTNLVLQIGYLDALVKNQKASAVAHLESVREALQPVMARTNSPIPKLLERATAALAKEDWRTAQTQVTFLRNVLLAELAYQNDLHLLEPHDLEFVVLRLSQTKPPVPAPSTKRNQSFAPKSPLPFPTGVVVHSVAVEDVDLDGKLDLVVVTDNELKVWNPAGDSQGTTLMMAPLRGAADGLRLGDLDHDFQFRKDVLPTSALPTTAPPDAPSNPYAQWVDTDLDVVVYGKEGLQLFRNDLLAEGGKREFVSVPLGDGLEDLRNVSDVHMIDLDHDSDLDLAIASDEGVTLWSNRGDWTFAPFSPYSTLPGAEAGAHTILGMDFDRNVLNDFIVGSIGGKPTLLANNLHGRYIPRSLTWPDLVTNRCTYVEAIDVDSDACWDLVMGGLNGAVLVRMKSLGRHAWTPASAESLSTDSVHGLMTGDWDNDGYQDVVLLSTGGMQFFYGSVDGKLIKSEQVVAPEEPIRQSVAWDLDTDGDDDIVVLSASGQLSYLENKEGNRNRRIEVMIRADEDGKQRPRERCNMHGVGSLIELKSGGSYQSRIVRGTRTTFGLGEAKSADIVRILWTNGIPNNVIGIGEKTTIFDQQNLGGSCPYLYTWNGERFEFCTDCLWAAPIGLQFAQGVAAPTRDWEYLKIDGSLLKPKDGEYILQLTEELWEAAYFDSVQLMAIDHPADVEIYTNEKVGPAELAEFKIHAVRERRVPRTVVDQQGRDWKPTIQKRDGQYTRSWTEGVNQGLVETHSLEMDLHHDDWKGRGLTLYLTGWVFPTSTSLNVGMTENPNKPKLKPPAIEVLNEKGEWVEVIPYAGFPGGKTKTIAIDLSNAFLTDDRRVRLVTNMELCWDEIFFSVADQVGENEHRRTPLPLRSAELHYRGFSALLPQPGNAPKRYAYEEVSTESIWPPMLGRFTRYGEVSELVRDPDDLQVVMGAGDEMTVRFNAPTGDLPEGWVRDFILYNVGWDKDADLNTLHGQSVEPLPFRAMERYPYSPEQSYPDTPRHREFLEKYQTRQQDSRLFWDQIRDSTSAN